One window from the genome of Serinibacter salmoneus encodes:
- a CDS encoding CaiB/BaiF CoA transferase family protein, whose translation MSIPPVTPEVAPEPDYENLEAKNAHLDRSKPYPLEGLLVVDLTRVLSGPTCARMLADAGARVIHVERPPKGDDTRAMGPYVEDGSSEYFRLANVGKESITLDFTDADDFAFLKKLIAKADVVVENFRPGVMAKLGIAPETLVQENPRLIVASISGFGQYGPMSSQAAYDTIIQALSGVMASTGFPDGPATRVGTSLSDIIAGIFGYSSIVTALVARERTGKGSTVDVSMLDSTFVLLEHGLMDALGLHERPTRIGNRHPFMYPFDTFEAKDQPLAVCVGNDHLWKVFSEALGHPEWVTDERFVTNSDRATNWADVKAAIESVTTTDVAEVWRDALETAGVPVGIVLNVDDTRRLPQIIERGMVKVVDGREVPGSPMKFGTWNSYGAQHDAPTLNQHGEAIRAEFA comes from the coding sequence ATGAGTATTCCCCCCGTCACGCCCGAGGTCGCCCCCGAGCCGGACTACGAGAACCTCGAGGCGAAGAACGCCCACCTCGACCGCAGCAAGCCCTACCCGCTGGAGGGGCTGCTCGTGGTGGACCTGACCCGGGTGCTGTCCGGACCGACCTGTGCGCGCATGCTCGCCGATGCCGGTGCCCGCGTGATCCATGTGGAGCGCCCGCCCAAGGGCGACGACACCCGCGCCATGGGCCCCTACGTCGAGGACGGTTCGAGCGAGTACTTCCGCCTGGCGAACGTGGGCAAGGAGTCGATCACGCTGGACTTCACCGACGCCGACGACTTCGCGTTCCTGAAGAAGCTCATCGCCAAGGCCGACGTGGTGGTGGAGAACTTCCGCCCCGGCGTCATGGCGAAGCTCGGGATCGCGCCGGAGACGCTGGTCCAGGAGAACCCCCGCCTGATCGTCGCCTCGATCTCCGGGTTCGGGCAGTACGGCCCGATGAGCAGCCAGGCCGCGTACGACACGATCATCCAGGCGCTGTCCGGCGTGATGGCCTCCACGGGCTTCCCCGACGGTCCCGCCACCCGCGTGGGCACCTCGCTCTCCGACATCATCGCCGGGATCTTCGGGTACTCCTCGATCGTCACGGCACTCGTGGCGCGCGAGCGCACCGGCAAGGGCTCCACGGTGGACGTCTCCATGCTCGACTCCACGTTCGTGCTGCTCGAGCACGGACTCATGGACGCCCTCGGCCTGCACGAGCGCCCCACCCGGATCGGGAACCGCCACCCGTTCATGTACCCGTTCGACACCTTCGAGGCCAAGGACCAGCCGCTGGCGGTCTGCGTGGGCAACGACCACCTCTGGAAGGTGTTCTCCGAGGCACTCGGGCACCCCGAGTGGGTCACCGACGAGCGGTTCGTCACCAACTCCGACCGCGCCACCAATTGGGCGGACGTGAAGGCCGCGATCGAGTCGGTCACCACCACCGATGTCGCCGAGGTGTGGCGTGACGCCCTGGAGACCGCGGGTGTGCCGGTCGGCATCGTGCTGAACGTGGACGACACCCGCCGCCTGCCGCAGATCATCGAGCGCGGCATGGTCAAGGTCGTGGACGGCCGCGAGGTGCCGGGCTCGCCGATGAAGTTCGGCACCTGGAACTCCTACGGGGCGCAGCACGACGCGCCCACGCTGAACCAGCACGGTGAGGCGATCCGGGCGGAATTCGCCTGA
- a CDS encoding DUF1275 family protein, whose product MTTYKQIDSHPEAVRFPLMELPVIGFVLAFVCGTLNAWTLMNAATFATVQSGNVASSGIYLATGEWSKFLFAWGSVIAFGLGSFVCGYFMTTWLRKGRVYTVPVLWAEGLIIALMAVLWATSVIPETKTGAQIVCFVVSFVAGAQGNSFHKNHGMLYGNVAVTFVVQAAFNFLVQSFINKKGINGEPNLKWSGIFFLVLLGFAGGGAIGALTNVWLGWEHDATQDGVLVNGTPVAGTGWALLLPAALTIILALIAGRQKHRNLDPDPTAGGLIP is encoded by the coding sequence GTGACGACCTACAAGCAGATCGATTCCCACCCCGAGGCGGTGCGGTTCCCGCTGATGGAACTGCCCGTCATCGGATTCGTCCTCGCGTTCGTCTGCGGAACGCTGAACGCGTGGACGCTGATGAATGCCGCCACGTTCGCGACCGTGCAGTCCGGCAACGTGGCCTCCTCCGGCATCTACCTGGCCACCGGTGAGTGGTCGAAGTTCTTGTTCGCCTGGGGTTCGGTGATCGCGTTCGGCCTCGGGTCCTTCGTCTGCGGTTACTTCATGACCACCTGGCTGCGCAAGGGTCGCGTCTACACGGTGCCGGTGCTGTGGGCGGAGGGCCTCATCATCGCCCTCATGGCCGTGCTGTGGGCCACCAGCGTGATCCCCGAGACCAAGACCGGCGCGCAGATCGTCTGCTTCGTGGTGAGCTTCGTGGCCGGCGCCCAGGGCAACTCCTTCCACAAGAACCACGGCATGCTCTACGGCAACGTGGCGGTCACCTTCGTGGTGCAGGCCGCGTTCAACTTCCTCGTGCAGTCCTTCATCAACAAGAAGGGCATCAACGGCGAGCCGAACCTGAAGTGGTCCGGGATCTTCTTCCTGGTGCTGCTGGGCTTCGCCGGCGGTGGCGCGATCGGCGCCCTGACCAACGTGTGGCTCGGCTGGGAACACGACGCGACCCAGGACGGTGTGCTGGTCAACGGCACCCCGGTGGCGGGGACCGGGTGGGCGCTGCTGCTGCCCGCCGCGCTGACGATCATCCTGGCGCTCATCGCCGGCCGCCAGAAGCACCGCAACCTCGACCCGGACCCGACCGCCGGCGGCCTGATCCCGTGA
- a CDS encoding bifunctional ADP-dependent NAD(P)H-hydrate dehydratase/NAD(P)H-hydrate epimerase gives MRTAHRVTDVVDAETPLLAAGVPLMERASFALALAVASDLRARRGRVVGARIGVLVGGGNNGGDALIAAAHLARRGAAVEIVGVGRAMHEAGAARARAAGARFLDADQDAGELAGRLAGCAALLDGITGIGASSGLRGRALEVVTALRGAMASRPRGERPWVVAVDVPSGVGVDDGALPEGVLPADRTVTMGTAKPALLLPPAEVAAGEVTTVALGLDLTGASHAVVRLEAGDLAEEWAVPGPADHKYTRGVLGIAAGSDTYPGAAVLATSAAVRAGAGMVRYAGPDAAAAQVLTRHPEVVRGLGEADQVGRVQAWLLGSGVGAGDTERLAWLERTLTHAVERGIPVVADAGALAVLPERLPATVLLTPHAGELAGLLAARDPRAGWDRARVEALPVRALRRAVDLTGATVLLKGATTLVAGPSGPVHSQAEATPWLGTAGAGDVLAGLAGMVLASRAGDLTGAGADPELTARLGAVAASVHGRAARRAAGVEGAAGVEASRTRRAPAGGSVGGPITALDVAEALPSVIRDLLDGTLGG, from the coding sequence ATGAGAACCGCGCACCGGGTGACGGACGTCGTCGACGCCGAGACGCCCCTGCTGGCAGCCGGGGTCCCGCTGATGGAGCGCGCCTCGTTCGCCCTCGCCCTCGCGGTCGCGAGTGACCTGCGCGCGCGGCGCGGCCGCGTGGTCGGAGCCAGGATCGGGGTCCTGGTGGGTGGCGGCAACAACGGGGGCGACGCCCTCATCGCCGCCGCCCACCTGGCGCGGCGCGGGGCGGCGGTGGAGATCGTGGGCGTCGGGCGGGCGATGCACGAGGCCGGTGCCGCGCGGGCGCGGGCGGCCGGGGCGCGGTTCCTGGACGCCGACCAGGACGCGGGCGAGCTCGCGGGGCGCCTCGCCGGCTGCGCGGCGCTGCTGGACGGCATCACGGGGATCGGCGCCTCCAGCGGCCTGCGCGGGCGGGCGCTGGAGGTCGTGACCGCGCTGCGAGGCGCCATGGCCTCCCGGCCACGTGGTGAGCGGCCCTGGGTCGTGGCGGTGGACGTGCCCAGCGGTGTGGGGGTGGACGACGGCGCGCTCCCCGAGGGCGTTCTCCCCGCCGACCGCACGGTCACCATGGGCACCGCGAAGCCGGCACTGCTCCTGCCGCCGGCCGAGGTCGCGGCCGGGGAGGTGACCACGGTGGCGCTCGGCCTCGACCTGACGGGGGCGAGCCACGCCGTCGTGCGCCTCGAGGCGGGTGACCTCGCCGAGGAGTGGGCCGTTCCCGGACCGGCCGACCACAAGTACACCCGCGGCGTGCTCGGCATCGCCGCGGGGTCGGACACCTACCCCGGCGCTGCGGTGCTCGCCACGAGCGCGGCCGTGCGCGCGGGCGCGGGCATGGTCCGCTACGCCGGGCCCGACGCCGCGGCCGCCCAGGTGCTCACGCGGCACCCCGAGGTGGTGCGCGGACTGGGTGAGGCCGACCAGGTGGGCCGCGTGCAGGCGTGGCTGCTGGGCTCCGGGGTCGGGGCGGGGGACACCGAGCGCCTGGCGTGGCTGGAGCGGACCCTGACCCACGCCGTCGAGCGCGGGATCCCCGTGGTCGCCGACGCCGGGGCGCTCGCGGTGCTGCCCGAGCGGCTGCCCGCCACCGTGCTGCTCACGCCGCATGCCGGGGAGCTCGCGGGGCTGCTCGCCGCGCGCGACCCCCGCGCCGGCTGGGACCGTGCCCGGGTGGAGGCACTGCCGGTGCGGGCGCTGCGCCGCGCCGTGGACCTCACCGGGGCGACCGTGCTGCTCAAGGGCGCCACCACGCTGGTGGCCGGGCCGAGCGGGCCGGTCCACTCCCAGGCCGAGGCGACGCCGTGGCTCGGCACCGCCGGCGCCGGGGACGTGCTCGCCGGGCTCGCCGGGATGGTGCTCGCCTCCCGGGCGGGCGACCTCACGGGCGCCGGCGCCGATCCCGAACTCACCGCGCGGCTGGGGGCGGTGGCCGCCTCGGTGCACGGGCGCGCGGCGCGGCGGGCGGCCGGGGTGGAGGGGGCCGCAGGGGTGGAGGCGTCGAGGACCAGGCGTGCGCCAGCCGGCGGGTCGGTGGGTGGCCCGATCACGGCGCTCGACGTGGCCGAGGCGCTCCCGTCCGTGATCCGTGACCTGCTCGATGGGACACTGGGAGGGTGA
- the alr gene encoding alanine racemase, whose product MSDYPARALINLAAIQRNVAALRERATAPVMAVVKADAYGHGLVPSARAALAGGATWLGVAQLSEALDLRAAGVDAPLLTWIYAPGAPLARAVRAGIDLSVGAPWALAEVRAAVAATGRTARIHLKVDTGLGRGGQFLPAWRDMLDQALRAQAAGEVEVVGVWSHLASAEDVTSATTASQREVFLEAVALAEAGGAHLELRHLANSAATLVRPDLHFDLVRPGLAVFGLSPLPGVSAGEVGLEPAMRLEASLMVVKHAPAGQGVSYGHTYTTTAQTVLADVPLGYADGIPRHAGSAGPVQVAGRRYTIAGRVCMDQFVLDLGADSSAAAGDVAVLFGAGTDGEPTAQDWAEAAGTISYEIVTRLGVRVPRVHHRDGAIQPTTQRTP is encoded by the coding sequence GTGAGCGACTACCCGGCACGCGCCCTGATCAACCTCGCGGCGATCCAGCGCAACGTCGCCGCCCTGCGCGAGCGGGCCACCGCGCCGGTGATGGCCGTGGTCAAGGCGGACGCCTACGGGCACGGCCTGGTGCCCAGTGCCCGCGCGGCGCTGGCAGGCGGGGCGACCTGGCTCGGTGTGGCGCAACTGTCCGAGGCATTGGACCTGCGCGCCGCCGGGGTCGACGCGCCCCTGCTGACGTGGATCTACGCCCCCGGGGCACCGCTGGCGCGGGCCGTTCGGGCCGGTATCGACCTGTCGGTCGGGGCACCGTGGGCGCTCGCGGAGGTGCGCGCCGCCGTCGCCGCCACCGGGCGCACCGCCCGGATCCACCTCAAGGTCGACACCGGCCTCGGGCGCGGCGGGCAGTTCCTGCCCGCCTGGCGCGACATGCTCGACCAGGCCCTGCGCGCGCAGGCGGCCGGCGAGGTCGAGGTCGTCGGGGTGTGGTCGCACCTCGCCTCCGCGGAGGACGTCACCTCCGCCACCACCGCCTCCCAGCGCGAGGTGTTCCTGGAGGCGGTGGCGCTCGCCGAGGCAGGCGGCGCCCACCTGGAGCTGCGCCACCTGGCAAACTCCGCCGCGACCCTGGTGCGCCCGGACCTGCACTTCGACCTGGTGCGGCCAGGGCTCGCCGTGTTCGGGCTCAGCCCGCTGCCCGGCGTGAGCGCCGGGGAGGTGGGCCTGGAGCCCGCGATGCGGCTGGAGGCCTCCCTCATGGTGGTCAAGCACGCGCCCGCCGGACAGGGCGTCAGCTACGGCCACACCTACACCACCACCGCGCAGACGGTCCTGGCCGACGTGCCACTGGGCTACGCCGACGGGATCCCGCGGCACGCCGGGTCCGCAGGACCGGTCCAGGTGGCCGGGCGGCGGTACACGATCGCCGGCCGGGTCTGCATGGACCAGTTCGTGCTCGACCTCGGCGCCGACTCGAGCGCGGCCGCCGGGGACGTGGCGGTGCTGTTCGGCGCCGGCACCGACGGCGAACCCACCGCCCAGGACTGGGCCGAGGCCGCCGGGACCATCAGCTACGAGATCGTCACGCGACTCGGGGTGCGGGTGCCGCGCGTCCACCACCGCGACGGGGCGATCCAGCCCACCACCCAGAGGACCCCATGA
- the tsaE gene encoding tRNA (adenosine(37)-N6)-threonylcarbamoyltransferase complex ATPase subunit type 1 TsaE translates to MTQTQTAIEIHLPDADATRALGAALASLLRAGDLLVLTGDLGAGKTTLTQGIGTGLGVRGQVASPTFVIAREHPPLGEGPGLVHVDAYRLGGLEELDALDLDSSLEESVTVVEWGEGLAENLSDDRLEVRIDRARGDEVERGRSVTLVAVGERWAGVDLTPLRV, encoded by the coding sequence ATGACTCAGACTCAGACCGCCATCGAGATCCATCTGCCCGACGCCGACGCCACCCGCGCCCTCGGCGCGGCGCTCGCCTCGCTGCTGCGCGCCGGCGACCTGCTCGTGCTCACCGGCGACCTCGGCGCCGGGAAGACCACGCTGACCCAGGGCATCGGCACCGGTCTCGGGGTGCGCGGTCAGGTCGCCTCGCCCACCTTCGTCATCGCTCGCGAGCACCCACCGCTCGGGGAGGGCCCCGGCCTCGTGCACGTGGATGCCTACCGCCTCGGCGGCCTGGAGGAGCTCGACGCCCTCGACCTGGACTCCTCGCTGGAGGAGTCCGTCACGGTCGTGGAGTGGGGCGAGGGCCTCGCGGAGAACCTCAGCGACGACCGGCTGGAGGTGCGCATCGATCGGGCCCGCGGGGACGAGGTCGAGCGCGGCCGCAGCGTGACGTTGGTCGCCGTGGGGGAGCGCTGGGCCGGCGTGGACCTCACCCCGCTGCGGGTCTGA
- the tsaB gene encoding tRNA (adenosine(37)-N6)-threonylcarbamoyltransferase complex dimerization subunit type 1 TsaB, with translation MATILALDTSSGSAVALVRDGVTLASASSPDPRGHAERLTPLVAGVLEEASVGIGDLDAIAVGTGPAPFTGLRVGLVTAAMLARPRDLPVWGVPSLDAWAAGVAAHAPEGLSEVRIVTDARRKEVYTARYRLEPGSAGGIRLSEPHAVVRSAGLAATGEAVAGPGTDLYPQEFAAARVLAASFDVSQIALLAAARVERGEAVPTEPLYLRRPDIHGKPASAMAGGR, from the coding sequence GTGGCCACGATCCTCGCCCTCGACACCTCCTCCGGCAGCGCCGTCGCCCTCGTGCGCGACGGCGTGACGCTCGCGAGCGCGAGCAGTCCCGACCCGCGGGGGCACGCCGAGCGCCTGACGCCCCTGGTCGCCGGCGTCCTCGAGGAGGCGAGTGTCGGCATCGGTGATCTCGACGCGATCGCCGTGGGCACCGGTCCCGCTCCCTTCACCGGTCTGCGCGTGGGGCTCGTGACCGCCGCCATGCTCGCCCGGCCCCGCGACCTGCCGGTGTGGGGGGTGCCGAGCCTGGACGCATGGGCCGCGGGCGTCGCGGCCCACGCACCCGAGGGTCTCTCCGAGGTGCGCATCGTCACCGATGCGCGCCGCAAGGAGGTCTACACCGCGCGTTACCGCCTCGAGCCCGGGAGCGCCGGCGGGATCCGCCTGAGCGAGCCCCACGCCGTCGTGCGCTCCGCCGGCCTGGCGGCCACGGGTGAGGCGGTGGCCGGACCTGGCACCGACCTGTACCCGCAGGAGTTCGCCGCGGCCCGCGTGCTCGCGGCGAGCTTCGACGTCTCCCAGATCGCGCTGCTCGCCGCGGCGCGGGTGGAGCGCGGCGAGGCGGTACCGACCGAACCGCTGTACCTGCGGCGACCCGATATCCACGGCAAGCCCGCCTCGGCGATGGCGGGCGGCCGATGA
- a CDS encoding sulfurtransferase, with product MRLPLAPSRTAGVGPVGAEATLPPAEPQTPTTAPTPPPPIAPAFVDVTAVRRAVWSPHAPVLLDVRWALGRSDGRESYLAGHLPGAVFVDLETELAAPASPALGRHPLPTTATLQEAARRWGITAQRDVVVYDDAGGTSAARAWWLLRAAGVRRVSILDGGLRAWVAAGEHLEEGAVRPRPGDITLEDPAAGAHLAVVDADGAAALAASADGVLLDARAGERFRGEVEPVDPRAGHIPGAVSAPTTENLTGDGHLRADLRDRFAALGVVAQAHDAAAEVAVYCGSGVTASHTVAVLASLGIDAALYPGSFSQWSNDPDREVAAGPA from the coding sequence ATGCGGTTGCCGCTCGCGCCCTCCCGCACGGCCGGCGTCGGGCCGGTGGGGGCCGAGGCCACCCTGCCACCGGCCGAGCCCCAGACGCCGACGACGGCGCCGACGCCGCCGCCGCCGATCGCCCCCGCCTTCGTGGATGTCACCGCGGTGCGTCGCGCGGTGTGGAGCCCGCACGCACCCGTCCTGCTGGACGTCCGCTGGGCCCTCGGGCGCAGTGATGGGCGCGAGTCCTACCTCGCCGGGCACCTGCCGGGCGCCGTGTTCGTGGACCTGGAGACCGAGCTGGCGGCACCCGCCTCACCCGCGCTCGGGCGGCACCCGCTGCCGACCACCGCAACCCTGCAGGAGGCCGCGCGCCGCTGGGGCATCACCGCGCAGCGGGACGTGGTGGTGTACGACGACGCCGGCGGCACCTCCGCGGCCCGCGCCTGGTGGCTGCTGCGCGCCGCCGGCGTGAGGAGGGTCTCGATCCTGGACGGCGGCCTGCGCGCCTGGGTGGCGGCGGGGGAGCACCTCGAGGAGGGCGCGGTGCGCCCACGACCGGGCGACATCACCCTCGAGGACCCCGCAGCGGGAGCGCACCTGGCGGTGGTGGATGCCGACGGCGCGGCGGCGCTGGCCGCCTCGGCCGACGGCGTCCTCCTGGACGCGCGGGCGGGCGAGCGATTCCGCGGTGAGGTGGAGCCGGTCGATCCGCGAGCGGGCCACATCCCGGGCGCCGTGAGCGCGCCGACCACCGAGAACCTCACCGGCGACGGGCACCTGCGGGCGGACCTGCGGGACCGCTTCGCCGCCCTCGGGGTGGTGGCGCAGGCGCACGACGCCGCAGCCGAGGTCGCGGTGTACTGCGGTTCAGGCGTCACCGCGTCCCACACCGTCGCGGTGCTGGCCTCGCTCGGCATCGACGCTGCGCTCTACCCCGGATCGTTCTCCCAGTGGAGCAACGATCCCGACCGCGAGGTCGCCGCCGGGCCCGCCTGA
- a CDS encoding malonic semialdehyde reductase, with product MTAESTTTQESEIVAALFTEGRTVNHFTGGEVDPAEVYAAYEVIKWGPTAMNASPLRLAVVPQGQAREALAPHMSAGNRDKTVAAPLVVIAAADSDFHEQIPLLAPHRAAWAAQLAENPEQRAAFARTNALIQIGYLIPTLRSRGLQVGPMAGFDAAGVDAAFFAGSGWRSLLVLNLGWGMADGGAHPRAPRLDAELAVRTL from the coding sequence ATGACCGCCGAGTCGACCACTACGCAGGAGTCCGAGATCGTCGCTGCCCTCTTCACCGAGGGCCGCACGGTGAACCACTTCACCGGGGGCGAGGTGGATCCCGCCGAGGTGTACGCGGCCTACGAGGTGATCAAGTGGGGGCCGACGGCAATGAACGCCTCTCCCCTGCGCCTCGCCGTGGTTCCGCAGGGCCAGGCGCGGGAGGCCCTGGCGCCGCACATGAGCGCCGGCAATCGGGACAAGACCGTGGCGGCGCCGCTGGTGGTGATCGCCGCCGCCGACTCCGACTTCCACGAGCAGATCCCGCTGCTGGCGCCCCACCGCGCCGCGTGGGCGGCGCAGTTGGCCGAGAACCCGGAGCAGCGGGCCGCATTCGCCCGCACCAACGCGCTGATCCAGATCGGCTACCTGATCCCCACGCTGCGCTCCCGTGGTCTCCAGGTGGGGCCGATGGCGGGCTTCGACGCCGCCGGGGTGGACGCCGCGTTCTTCGCCGGGTCGGGGTGGCGCAGCCTGCTGGTGCTCAACCTCGGGTGGGGGATGGCCGACGGCGGAGCGCACCCGCGTGCACCACGCCTGGATGCGGAGCTCGCCGTCCGCACGCTGTAG
- the tsaD gene encoding tRNA (adenosine(37)-N6)-threonylcarbamoyltransferase complex transferase subunit TsaD has product MTEPLVLGIESTCDETGIALVRGRELLADVTATSMDEHARYGGIVPEVASRAHLEALRPTLDEALNRAGVDLGDVEAVAVAAGPGLVGSLTVGTAGAKALALSLGVPLYGVNHVVGHAAVDELVHGAFPERFLALVVSGGHSSLLLVNDIATDVVELGQTIDDAAGEAFDKVGRLLGLPYPGGPHVDRLAKEGDPAAIAFPRGLSKGKELARHPYDFSFSGLKTAVARYLEAHEASGEAYSRADVAASFSEAVADVLVTKTLRACAAYDASTLVIGGGFSANSRLRELAAQRCEEAGVEVRIPPIRYCTDNGAMIAALGSAVARAGLPASPWDLPVDSQMPLGVTVVPPAA; this is encoded by the coding sequence GTGACTGAACCCCTCGTTCTCGGTATCGAGTCCACCTGTGATGAGACCGGCATCGCCCTGGTGCGCGGCCGCGAGCTGCTCGCCGACGTCACGGCCACCTCGATGGACGAGCACGCGCGCTACGGCGGGATCGTGCCGGAGGTCGCCTCGCGCGCCCACCTCGAGGCGCTGCGCCCCACCCTGGACGAGGCGCTGAACCGCGCCGGGGTGGACCTGGGCGATGTGGAGGCCGTGGCCGTCGCCGCCGGCCCGGGCCTGGTGGGCTCACTGACGGTGGGGACCGCCGGGGCGAAGGCGCTCGCGCTCTCCCTGGGGGTGCCGCTGTACGGCGTCAACCACGTGGTGGGCCACGCCGCCGTCGACGAACTGGTGCACGGCGCGTTCCCGGAGCGATTCCTCGCGCTGGTGGTCTCCGGCGGGCACTCCTCGCTGCTGCTGGTCAACGACATCGCCACCGACGTGGTCGAGCTCGGGCAGACCATCGACGACGCCGCGGGGGAGGCGTTCGACAAGGTGGGTCGCCTGCTGGGCCTGCCCTACCCCGGCGGGCCGCACGTGGACCGGCTCGCGAAGGAGGGCGATCCGGCGGCTATCGCGTTCCCGCGCGGCCTGTCCAAGGGCAAGGAGCTCGCGCGCCACCCCTACGACTTCTCCTTCTCCGGCCTGAAGACGGCCGTGGCGCGCTACCTGGAGGCCCACGAGGCCTCGGGAGAGGCGTACTCGCGGGCCGACGTCGCCGCCTCCTTCTCCGAGGCGGTCGCCGATGTGCTGGTCACCAAGACCCTGCGGGCATGCGCCGCCTACGACGCCTCCACGCTGGTGATCGGGGGTGGGTTCTCGGCGAACTCGCGGCTGCGGGAGCTCGCCGCGCAGCGGTGTGAGGAGGCCGGGGTGGAGGTGCGGATCCCGCCGATCCGGTACTGCACCGACAACGGCGCGATGATCGCGGCGCTCGGCTCCGCGGTGGCGCGCGCCGGCCTGCCCGCCTCGCCGTGGGACCTGCCGGTGGACTCCCAGATGCCGCTGGGCGTCACGGTGGTGCCGCCCGCCGCCTAA
- a CDS encoding GNAT family N-acetyltransferase: protein MDLTEIWPAAGLRARAGDLELRWIGDALMVDLADLASRGIHDPGAMPFYQPWTRGTPLEVARNVVTYQWQVRGAVGPSRVVLELGALVAGVPVGIQGASGADWSVLGEVETGSWLGREYQGRGIGTRMRALMLELLFDGLGAQVVRSGAFADNPASNAVSARVGYVPDGAARLVREGAAVEQRRWVMTRERFAQVREANQALLGGPVVLDGVEPVRAILSD, encoded by the coding sequence ATGGACCTCACCGAGATATGGCCCGCCGCGGGCCTGCGCGCCCGCGCCGGCGACCTGGAGCTGCGGTGGATCGGCGACGCTCTGATGGTCGACCTCGCCGACCTCGCCTCGCGCGGCATCCACGACCCGGGCGCGATGCCGTTCTACCAGCCCTGGACCCGCGGGACGCCCCTCGAGGTCGCCCGGAACGTGGTGACCTATCAGTGGCAGGTGCGCGGCGCCGTCGGGCCCTCGCGTGTGGTGCTCGAGCTCGGCGCGCTCGTGGCCGGGGTCCCCGTCGGGATCCAGGGCGCCTCGGGCGCCGACTGGTCGGTGCTCGGGGAGGTCGAGACCGGTTCGTGGCTCGGCCGTGAGTACCAGGGGCGCGGGATCGGGACCCGGATGCGGGCGCTCATGCTCGAGCTGCTCTTCGACGGGCTCGGCGCGCAGGTGGTGCGCTCCGGTGCGTTCGCGGACAACCCGGCCTCGAACGCCGTCTCCGCGCGGGTGGGCTATGTGCCCGACGGCGCCGCTCGCCTCGTGCGGGAGGGCGCGGCCGTCGAGCAACGACGCTGGGTGATGACCCGGGAGCGGTTCGCGCAGGTTCGGGAGGCGAACCAGGCACTGTTGGGCGGGCCCGTGGTGCTCGACGGCGTCGAGCCGGTCCGGGCCATCCTGAGCGACTGA
- a CDS encoding glutamate--cysteine ligase, producing MAQPHPLTFAESARGTIGLEWELALVDVDSGDLRQVAEPIIEAVAPPGGGEHPNIKQELLLNTVEVVSGINTTVDGAATDLDRAIEEIRGITDPLRVELLCAGTHPTARWRRQKVTNKQRYATLIDRTQWWGRQMLIYGVHVHVGIEDPAKVLPIMRALLTVVPHLQALSASSPFWGGDDTGYASNRALIFQQLPTAGLPFQFETWGQLEQYVGDMMHTGVIDTFDEVRWDIRPSPRLGTIEVRVCDGTTNAMELRALAAMVHCLVEHFSRMLDAGEDLPTMPSWFVQENKWRSARYGMDAIIITDRAANEELVTDSVARWVEDLLPIARDLGCEQDLANLRVVLRLGASYQRQRAVARRNGGELDAVVGSLIREMRAGRPLPNPARGA from the coding sequence ATGGCCCAGCCTCACCCGCTCACCTTCGCCGAGTCCGCACGCGGCACCATCGGCCTGGAGTGGGAACTCGCCCTGGTGGACGTGGACTCCGGTGACTTGCGCCAGGTGGCCGAGCCGATCATCGAGGCGGTCGCGCCCCCCGGCGGTGGGGAGCACCCCAACATCAAGCAGGAGCTGCTGCTCAACACCGTCGAGGTCGTCTCGGGAATCAACACCACGGTCGACGGCGCCGCCACCGATCTCGATCGGGCGATCGAGGAGATCCGCGGGATCACCGATCCGCTGCGCGTGGAACTGCTGTGCGCGGGCACCCACCCCACGGCGCGGTGGCGGCGGCAGAAGGTCACGAACAAGCAGCGCTACGCCACCCTGATCGACCGCACCCAGTGGTGGGGGCGGCAGATGCTCATCTACGGCGTGCACGTGCACGTCGGCATCGAGGACCCCGCCAAGGTGCTGCCGATCATGCGCGCGCTGCTGACGGTGGTGCCCCACCTGCAGGCCCTCTCGGCGTCCTCGCCGTTCTGGGGCGGGGACGACACCGGCTACGCCTCCAACCGGGCGCTGATCTTCCAGCAGCTTCCCACGGCCGGGCTGCCGTTCCAGTTCGAGACCTGGGGTCAGCTGGAACAGTACGTCGGCGACATGATGCACACCGGCGTGATCGACACCTTCGACGAGGTGCGCTGGGACATCCGCCCCTCGCCCCGGCTGGGGACCATCGAGGTGCGGGTGTGCGACGGCACCACCAACGCGATGGAGCTGCGGGCGCTGGCCGCGATGGTGCACTGCCTCGTGGAGCACTTCTCCCGGATGCTGGACGCGGGCGAGGACCTGCCGACGATGCCGAGCTGGTTCGTGCAGGAGAACAAGTGGCGCTCGGCGCGCTACGGCATGGACGCGATCATCATCACCGACCGCGCCGCGAACGAGGAGCTCGTCACCGACTCCGTGGCGCGGTGGGTGGAGGACCTGCTCCCGATCGCCCGCGACCTGGGGTGCGAGCAGGACCTCGCGAACCTCCGCGTCGTCCTGCGGCTCGGGGCCTCCTACCAGCGTCAGCGCGCCGTGGCGCGCCGCAACGGCGGCGAGCTGGACGCCGTGGTGGGCTCGCTGATCCGGGAGATGCGCGCCGGGCGGCCGCTCCCCAACCCCGCGCGCGGCGCCTGA